The Desulfovibrio sp. genome has a window encoding:
- a CDS encoding phosphotransacetylase family protein — protein sequence MPGLYIGSTAPFSGKNTLCLGLGLKFQKEGLSVGYFKPVGAQAAKIGDSWGDLDAAAISQALGQSVAPDLATPVLVTQDFMHKVFSQSPCQDRTGEIVAAYKKISKGKDVTLVGGSGGFLHSGLYACLDGATVAKALNVPVVIVDRCTHEMNYDILLAIKERLGEKMLGCVLSDVTGHYQEEVNSVLVPFLAKRGVKVLGIMPHDRLLGAVSVNILAERLGGKLISSAHKSDVVAESFLIGTMQVENFLTHFRKHTKAAVIVGGDRSDLQLVAIEGRCACLILTGNLYPNDIILARAENAEVPIMVVREDTYSVARRMEALLSRNKLRDPGKFQQASQLVAGNLDIAAIRQGLGL from the coding sequence ATGCCAGGACTGTATATCGGTTCCACAGCGCCTTTTTCCGGAAAGAACACCCTCTGCCTGGGTCTTGGCCTCAAGTTCCAGAAGGAAGGGCTCTCGGTGGGCTATTTCAAGCCCGTGGGCGCGCAGGCGGCAAAAATAGGAGACTCCTGGGGAGACCTGGACGCGGCCGCCATAAGCCAGGCCCTGGGCCAAAGCGTCGCGCCCGACCTGGCCACGCCGGTGCTGGTCACGCAGGACTTCATGCACAAGGTCTTTTCCCAGTCTCCCTGCCAGGACCGTACCGGCGAGATCGTGGCCGCGTACAAAAAGATCTCCAAGGGCAAGGACGTCACCCTGGTGGGAGGATCCGGCGGATTCCTGCACTCCGGACTTTACGCCTGCTTAGACGGCGCCACCGTGGCCAAGGCACTGAACGTGCCGGTTGTCATCGTGGACCGGTGCACCCACGAGATGAACTACGACATACTCCTGGCCATCAAGGAGCGCCTGGGCGAGAAGATGCTCGGATGCGTCCTGTCGGACGTCACCGGCCACTACCAGGAAGAGGTGAACTCCGTGCTCGTGCCGTTCTTGGCCAAGCGCGGCGTGAAAGTTCTTGGCATCATGCCGCACGACCGCCTGCTCGGAGCGGTTTCGGTGAACATCCTGGCCGAACGCCTGGGCGGCAAGCTCATCTCCAGCGCCCACAAATCCGATGTGGTGGCCGAGAGCTTCCTCATAGGCACCATGCAGGTGGAAAATTTCCTCACCCATTTCAGAAAGCACACCAAGGCCGCGGTGATCGTGGGCGGCGACCGCTCCGACCTGCAACTGGTTGCCATCGAAGGCAGATGCGCCTGCCTTATTCTCACAGGCAACCTCTACCCCAACGACATCATACTGGCTCGCGCCGAGAACGCGGAAGTGCCCATCATGGTGGTTCGCGAGGACACCTATTCCGTGGCCCGGCGCATGGAGGCCCTTCTCTCAAGGAACAAACTGCGCGACCCAGGCAAATTCCAGCAAGCATCCCAACTGGTGGCCGGCAATCTCGACATCGCCGCCATCAGGCAGGGTCTTGGGCTCTAA
- a CDS encoding acetate--CoA ligase family protein → MGVRMHLDALFSPKTVAVVGASRDSGKIGHTILKNMIEAGFKGELYPVNPKAETVLGLKAYKDIPSLPSPLDLAVLAVPRETVIPSLKALLEHRLRGAVIVSAGYRESGKEGWKIEAEVARICRDNDIALIGPNCLGIISTEDGVNASFSPGFPRKGNIAFFSQSGALCSAILDWAIGESIGFSKFVSLGNKAVVDETHMLYALAQDPETKVVLGYVENVEHGEAFLRMARKITREKPVIMLKGGTTAAGAKAASSHTGSLVGSEHAYEAAFRQTGILRAHTITEMFDMAQAFSNQPLPQGPRLAIVTNAGGPAILAADAAEKSLLSMAPLSAQTVDTLKSGLSASAGIYNPVDIQADADANRLDRTISVLLDDPQVDSLMVLIAPTAFTHPEKMAKAIIKSAANTFKPVLCCFMGKSHMEAGAILLKEAGIPCYQFPEQAVSSLEAMYRYGVRKSRPSPVMASVEGRKDVVRKVIKEARSQGMTEIPDEMAQDILKAYDLPAAKAALARTSDEALALGSKIGYPVVCKVASPQITHKADAGAVAVGVRTPEELRTAFLEITGHVKITRPDAHVSGCMIQEQAPANMKEVVLGFRRDDHFGPLLHFGLNGIYIDVLGDISYRLAPVSINDARQLIREVDSYMLLKGVRGEPAANIEALEDIVIRLSQLAIDFPEIYEAELGPVLVNNERAVVADVRLMLLPQ, encoded by the coding sequence ATCGGAGTAAGAATGCACCTCGACGCCTTGTTCAGCCCGAAAACCGTGGCAGTTGTTGGCGCTTCCAGGGATTCGGGCAAGATTGGCCACACCATCTTGAAGAACATGATCGAGGCCGGCTTCAAGGGCGAACTGTACCCCGTCAACCCGAAAGCCGAAACGGTTCTCGGGCTCAAGGCCTACAAGGACATCCCGAGCCTTCCATCCCCCCTTGATCTTGCCGTGCTCGCAGTGCCGCGCGAAACGGTTATCCCCTCCCTGAAGGCCCTGCTGGAGCACAGGCTGCGCGGCGCGGTCATCGTTTCCGCCGGGTACCGCGAATCCGGCAAGGAAGGATGGAAGATCGAAGCCGAAGTGGCCCGCATCTGCCGCGACAACGACATCGCGCTTATCGGCCCCAACTGCCTTGGAATCATCTCCACCGAGGACGGCGTCAACGCGTCTTTCTCTCCTGGCTTTCCCCGCAAGGGAAACATCGCGTTTTTCTCCCAGTCCGGGGCCTTGTGCTCCGCCATTCTGGACTGGGCCATCGGCGAATCCATCGGCTTCTCCAAGTTCGTGAGCCTTGGCAACAAGGCCGTGGTGGATGAAACCCACATGCTCTATGCGCTGGCCCAGGACCCGGAAACCAAGGTCGTTCTCGGCTACGTGGAGAACGTGGAGCACGGCGAGGCCTTCCTGCGCATGGCCCGCAAGATCACCCGGGAAAAACCCGTGATCATGCTCAAAGGCGGAACCACGGCGGCCGGGGCCAAGGCGGCCTCCTCCCACACAGGCTCGCTTGTGGGGTCCGAGCACGCCTACGAAGCCGCCTTCCGCCAGACCGGGATTCTGCGCGCCCACACCATCACTGAAATGTTCGACATGGCCCAGGCCTTTTCCAACCAGCCCCTGCCCCAGGGGCCGCGCCTGGCCATCGTCACCAATGCGGGAGGCCCCGCCATCCTGGCCGCGGACGCGGCCGAGAAGTCGCTCCTGTCCATGGCCCCGCTGTCGGCGCAGACGGTGGACACGCTCAAATCCGGCCTTTCGGCCTCGGCCGGAATATACAACCCCGTGGACATCCAGGCCGACGCCGACGCGAATCGCCTTGACCGCACCATTTCAGTGCTGCTGGACGATCCCCAGGTGGACAGCCTCATGGTGCTCATCGCGCCCACCGCGTTCACCCATCCCGAGAAGATGGCCAAGGCCATAATAAAATCCGCCGCGAACACCTTCAAGCCCGTGCTGTGCTGCTTCATGGGCAAAAGCCACATGGAAGCCGGCGCCATCCTGCTCAAAGAGGCCGGCATTCCCTGCTACCAATTCCCGGAACAGGCTGTGAGCAGCCTGGAGGCCATGTACCGCTACGGCGTCCGCAAGAGCCGTCCTTCCCCGGTCATGGCCAGCGTGGAAGGCCGCAAGGATGTGGTGCGCAAGGTCATCAAGGAAGCCCGTTCCCAGGGAATGACTGAAATTCCCGACGAAATGGCCCAGGACATCCTCAAGGCCTACGACCTCCCGGCAGCCAAAGCGGCACTGGCAAGAACTTCCGACGAAGCGCTGGCTCTGGGTTCCAAGATCGGATATCCTGTGGTATGCAAGGTGGCCTCGCCCCAGATCACCCACAAGGCGGACGCCGGGGCCGTGGCGGTAGGGGTCAGGACGCCCGAGGAACTGCGCACGGCATTTCTCGAAATCACCGGGCACGTGAAGATCACCCGGCCGGACGCCCACGTTTCCGGATGCATGATCCAGGAGCAGGCGCCCGCGAACATGAAGGAAGTGGTGCTCGGTTTCCGCCGGGACGACCACTTCGGGCCGCTTCTGCATTTCGGGCTGAACGGAATCTACATCGATGTGCTGGGCGACATCTCGTACCGGCTGGCCCCGGTATCCATCAATGACGCCCGCCAGCTCATCCGCGAAGTGGACTCCTACATGCTCCTCAAGGGGGTGCGTGGCGAACCGGCGGCGAACATCGAAGCACTCGAAGACATCGTCATCCGGCTCTCGCAATTGGCGATAGACTTCCCGGAGATTTACGAGGCCGAACTGGGCCCTGTTCTTGTCAACAATGAACGCGCCGTCGTAGCGGACGTGCGCCTTATGCTTCTTCCACAGTAG
- a CDS encoding restriction endonuclease, whose product MSSHVIKKLSASESIRKFCVACMGGSYMLVAECSDSQCPLHVYRQGPAPQASRPPVRAIRRQCLSCCCGNREQVRACAASPSCKDPYSPCYLWRYRLGSRPEVFERRKRKAKRTLLTLPGLSLNKAVPSPTA is encoded by the coding sequence ATGAGCTCACACGTCATCAAAAAGCTCAGCGCATCCGAATCCATCCGGAAATTCTGCGTGGCCTGCATGGGCGGCTCGTACATGCTGGTGGCGGAGTGTTCGGATTCGCAGTGCCCCTTGCACGTCTACCGCCAGGGGCCGGCTCCCCAAGCATCCAGGCCTCCTGTCCGCGCCATACGCCGCCAATGCCTCAGCTGCTGTTGCGGCAACAGGGAACAGGTCCGCGCCTGCGCGGCCTCTCCTTCCTGCAAGGACCCCTACTCCCCTTGCTACCTGTGGCGCTACCGGCTCGGCTCGCGCCCGGAAGTGTTCGAACGGCGCAAGCGCAAAGCCAAACGCACCCTGCTCACCCTGCCAGGACTCTCCCTGAATAAAGCGGTCCCGTCTCCGACAGCCTAA